The following coding sequences lie in one Silvanigrella aquatica genomic window:
- a CDS encoding class I SAM-dependent methyltransferase: MIKKNNLLLISLNASRMALYTVEGIPILFLRKFIGIQRKKNPLPPKNHFKNLLRIVNKMFEDDAKNINNNVYSVKLIFPENPLIHYKRYIEIMKDSIFSSIRAKNNEYNIFSAGVNEDIESFPKYYRRNFHFQTDGYFSRKSAELYAHQTEILFKGTLGLARRLLMAPMIKYIKEQNRTLNILEIACGSGEGTHILLNSCQNIQLLATDFSKSYMEIAQEKNGMFSNVKFIKSDATHLENILDKFDIVYSIYLFHELPENERLNVIQSCHNVLKPGGMMLHIDSIQLDDEPELNWALLNFPQDFHEPFYMNYIKRPLEKLIENCHFTRIETEKQFLSKCVMSIR, encoded by the coding sequence ATGATAAAAAAAAATAATTTGTTATTAATTTCTTTAAATGCTTCTCGCATGGCATTGTATACTGTAGAGGGTATCCCTATTCTTTTTTTAAGAAAATTCATAGGAATACAGCGTAAAAAAAATCCGCTCCCCCCAAAAAATCATTTTAAAAATTTGCTTAGAATCGTCAACAAAATGTTTGAGGATGATGCTAAAAATATAAATAATAATGTTTATTCTGTAAAACTTATATTTCCTGAAAATCCTTTAATACATTATAAAAGATACATTGAAATTATGAAAGATTCCATTTTTTCATCAATTCGAGCAAAAAATAACGAATATAATATTTTTTCAGCAGGTGTGAATGAAGATATAGAAAGTTTTCCAAAATATTACAGACGAAATTTCCATTTTCAAACAGATGGATATTTTTCTCGAAAATCTGCAGAGCTTTACGCTCACCAAACCGAAATATTATTCAAAGGAACCTTAGGACTTGCAAGACGATTGCTAATGGCTCCCATGATAAAATATATTAAAGAGCAAAATAGAACTTTGAATATTCTTGAAATTGCTTGCGGATCTGGAGAAGGAACTCACATTTTATTAAATTCTTGTCAGAATATTCAATTATTAGCAACAGATTTTAGCAAATCTTATATGGAAATTGCTCAAGAAAAAAATGGTATGTTTTCTAATGTTAAATTTATAAAAAGTGACGCGACTCATTTAGAAAATATTTTAGATAAATTTGACATTGTCTATTCAATTTATTTATTTCATGAACTTCCTGAAAACGAACGTTTGAATGTTATACAATCTTGTCATAACGTCCTCAAGCCAGGAGGAATGATGCTCCATATTGATTCCATACAGCTTGACGATGAGCCTGAATTAAATTGGGCTTTATTAAATTTTCCACAAGATTTTCATGAACCTTTTTATATGAATTATATAAAACGTCCTTTAGAAAAATTAATTGAAAACTGTCACTTTACCCGTATAGAAACGGAAAAACAATTTTTATCAAAATGCGTCATGAGTATAAGGTAA
- a CDS encoding carbonic anhydrase, with translation MKKLIHGIIDFRKNVIEGYRETFARLALGQSPDALFIACSDSRVVPNLFASTDPGDLFVVRNVGNMIPPCSRNGYSVGDESEAAAIEFSLLTLNVSSIIICGHSECGAMQGILANRNAISSPNLRSWLQYGESALKKLQSGYEINPGLQPHNQLSQINVVEQKKHLESYPLVQEFIRDHKLKIYCWWFDIATADVYSFNEQEGRFKILDDAEAERLLAIIENRK, from the coding sequence ATGAAAAAACTGATTCATGGAATTATAGATTTTAGGAAAAATGTTATTGAGGGTTATCGTGAAACCTTTGCACGTCTTGCTCTCGGCCAATCTCCCGATGCCTTATTTATTGCTTGCTCTGACAGCAGAGTTGTCCCAAATCTTTTTGCTTCTACAGACCCAGGTGATCTTTTCGTCGTAAGGAATGTCGGCAACATGATTCCTCCTTGCAGTCGCAATGGATACTCGGTGGGAGACGAATCTGAAGCCGCCGCTATTGAATTTTCTTTGCTCACCCTTAATGTCTCAAGTATCATTATTTGTGGCCATTCTGAATGTGGCGCCATGCAGGGCATTTTGGCAAATCGCAATGCCATCTCGTCACCCAATTTACGTTCTTGGCTACAATATGGTGAATCTGCATTAAAAAAGTTACAAAGTGGTTATGAAATCAATCCAGGATTGCAACCACATAATCAACTTTCGCAAATTAATGTGGTGGAGCAAAAAAAACATTTAGAATCTTATCCCCTTGTTCAAGAATTTATCCGTGATCATAAATTAAAAATTTATTGCTGGTGGTTTGATATTGCAACCGCTGATGTTTATTCTTTTAATGAACAAGAGGGTAGATTTAAAATTTTAGATGACGCTGAAGCTGAAAGGCTTCTTGCCATAATAGAGAATCGTAAATGA
- a CDS encoding amylo-alpha-1,6-glucosidase, with protein sequence MIDFSYLKSHFSLLESHVVLKHPEREWLIGNGLGSYSSGTISGILTRRYHGVFVAIAKSQLNRYLYVPKIEETIEINGISYLLGTNKWLNREDFFPDGYKYIKYFYLDENIPTWIYQCGDIFIEKKIFMPYEKNSTYVIYRNLTPHENISIKIKCDVFINNRSFHSLNSEINFQTFKNNNKFEFYSNSNEFLFFINSNMLDSHLENLIYYNYELEEEKNRGFPYVENHSLAVSLETNLNTNKSFHILISSDPEERETSIPIEEKNIKQKNKILLKNWDTKKYQTPSWIKQLIYSIPAFIIDRSRSTYPNAKGILAGYHWFGDWGRDTMISLSGLCLTTGQIEIAKSILENYARYIDCGMIPNRFPDEGHTPDYNTADASLWFIEAVFQYFNQTKDKEFLKRIYPQLESILHAHIEGTRYQIHCDPKDGLLYAGVEGSQLTWMDAKIDKFVVTPRIGKPIEINALWYNALKNMYEFSEILSISNKKWNDLAHITERGLLRFWNEDEGYCFDVLETPHNENDATLRPNQIIALSLRHCPFNLMQQRSMIDICGKYLVSFFGVKSLSKFSKQYRGHYFGSPFDRDCAYHQGTSWSWLLGNYAIAYYKVTKNARVAIGFLEPLQKHINEAGIGYISEIFDAESPYTPRGCIAQAWGVAETLRAWRFLSERIYD encoded by the coding sequence ATGATTGATTTTAGTTATCTAAAATCCCATTTTTCCCTATTGGAGAGCCATGTCGTTTTAAAACATCCCGAGCGAGAATGGCTTATTGGGAACGGCTTGGGAAGTTATTCATCAGGAACGATTTCTGGAATATTAACGCGCCGCTATCATGGTGTCTTTGTCGCCATAGCAAAATCTCAATTAAATCGGTATTTATATGTCCCGAAAATTGAGGAAACAATTGAAATTAATGGAATTTCATATCTATTAGGGACGAATAAGTGGTTAAATAGAGAAGATTTTTTTCCAGATGGCTACAAATATATCAAATATTTTTATTTAGATGAAAACATACCTACATGGATTTATCAATGTGGTGATATATTTATTGAAAAAAAAATATTTATGCCCTACGAGAAAAATTCTACTTATGTTATTTATAGAAATCTTACTCCTCATGAAAATATCTCTATTAAAATAAAATGTGATGTTTTTATTAATAATAGAAGTTTTCATTCCTTAAATTCCGAAATTAATTTTCAAACCTTTAAAAATAATAATAAATTTGAATTTTATTCAAATTCGAATGAGTTTTTATTCTTTATCAATTCAAATATGCTAGATTCTCATTTAGAAAATTTAATTTATTATAACTATGAACTTGAAGAAGAAAAAAACAGGGGTTTTCCCTATGTTGAAAATCATTCTTTAGCTGTTTCGTTAGAGACAAATTTAAATACAAATAAATCTTTTCACATTTTAATCAGCTCTGATCCAGAAGAAAGAGAAACTTCAATTCCAATTGAAGAAAAAAATATAAAACAAAAAAATAAAATCTTGCTAAAAAATTGGGATACAAAAAAATATCAAACACCTTCCTGGATTAAGCAATTAATATATTCTATTCCCGCTTTTATTATTGACAGATCTCGCTCAACTTATCCTAATGCTAAAGGTATTCTCGCAGGTTATCATTGGTTTGGAGATTGGGGGAGGGACACAATGATCAGTCTTTCTGGATTATGTTTAACAACAGGACAAATAGAAATTGCAAAATCAATATTAGAAAACTATGCAAGATATATTGATTGTGGAATGATTCCCAATCGCTTTCCTGATGAAGGACATACCCCAGACTATAATACCGCCGATGCCTCACTTTGGTTTATTGAAGCCGTATTTCAATATTTTAATCAAACAAAAGACAAAGAATTTTTAAAAAGAATTTATCCACAACTCGAAAGCATTCTTCATGCTCATATCGAAGGGACACGTTATCAAATTCATTGCGATCCTAAGGATGGCCTTCTTTATGCGGGAGTAGAAGGAAGTCAACTGACTTGGATGGATGCCAAAATTGATAAATTTGTTGTAACACCTCGTATTGGTAAACCAATTGAAATCAATGCACTTTGGTACAATGCTTTAAAAAATATGTATGAATTTTCTGAAATTCTTAGTATTTCGAATAAGAAATGGAATGACCTTGCGCATATAACGGAACGGGGGCTATTACGTTTTTGGAATGAGGATGAGGGATATTGCTTCGATGTTTTAGAGACACCGCATAATGAAAACGATGCCACTTTGCGACCGAATCAAATTATTGCCTTATCATTACGACATTGTCCTTTTAATCTCATGCAACAAAGAAGCATGATTGATATTTGTGGAAAATACCTTGTCTCTTTTTTTGGAGTTAAAAGTCTTTCAAAATTTTCAAAACAATATAGAGGACATTATTTTGGTTCTCCATTTGATCGAGATTGTGCTTATCATCAAGGAACTTCTTGGAGTTGGTTACTCGGAAATTATGCCATTGCCTATTATAAAGTAACAAAAAATGCGCGTGTTGCTATTGGATTTTTAGAACCACTGCAGAAACACATCAATGAAGCAGGAATCGGCTATATTAGTGAAATTTTTGATGCGGAATCACCTTATACGCCAAGAGGATGCATTGCTCAAGCTTGGGGTGTTGCTGAAACATTAAGAGCGTGGCGCTTTTTGTCTGAAAGAATTTATGACTAA
- a CDS encoding superoxide dismutase family protein, whose protein sequence is MSKNILSSTGIIFSLIMTSCLSSSYKTEKNVVFQPKNNSKASGSIKVAEFSDGGVHITGKISNLEPNKLHGFHIHEKGNCSDAAAMNAGAHYNPDSDHVHGTSVANESYESQHAGDLGNIKSNENGIALIDLTVTSPEFTLEKEGSKYSLMGKSFVVHADQDDEKSAPAGNAGKRILCGVVN, encoded by the coding sequence ATGAGTAAAAATATTTTATCATCTACAGGAATTATTTTTTCACTTATCATGACTTCTTGTCTGTCTTCTAGTTATAAAACGGAAAAAAATGTTGTTTTTCAACCTAAGAATAATTCAAAAGCCTCTGGAAGTATTAAAGTTGCAGAATTTTCTGATGGTGGAGTGCATATTACTGGAAAAATTTCTAATTTAGAGCCAAATAAATTACATGGTTTTCACATCCATGAAAAAGGAAATTGTTCCGATGCTGCTGCCATGAATGCAGGTGCACATTATAATCCAGATAGCGATCATGTTCATGGTACCTCTGTTGCAAATGAATCATACGAATCACAGCATGCGGGTGATTTAGGGAATATTAAATCCAACGAAAATGGTATTGCCCTAATTGATTTAACAGTTACATCTCCAGAATTTACTTTAGAAAAGGAGGGCAGCAAATATTCGCTTATGGGCAAATCATTTGTTGTTCATGCCGATCAAGATGATGAAAAATCGGCTCCTGCAGGAAATGCGGGAAAAAGAATTCTTTGTGGTGTCGTAAACTAA
- a CDS encoding NAD(P)/FAD-dependent oxidoreductase, translated as MAQKIYDITVLGGGPTGLFTAFYAGMRNASCKIIDSMPALGGRLTAVYPEKFIYDVAGFPKILARDLVDNLIEQIKPYQTEICLNETSQSLTKSDEGVWQLETNAGIHLTKTLIIAAGVGSYSPKKHQAPGATDFESKGIEYAVIEKAIYKNRRVIIAGGGDSALDWANELVSIAKSVTLIHRSDKFRAHDDSIKKLQKTNARVILNSEIASFYGDSALKEVLIRNLEDNKEEIIPVDDALIMFGFNSSLGKIKEWGLELSGNGICVNEKMETNLSGIFAAGDIAKHNAKLDLIVTGFSEAAIAVAFAKVYINPKEKAQPMHSTTLMEIKEKKEKRLNTH; from the coding sequence ATGGCTCAAAAAATTTATGATATTACTGTTTTAGGTGGTGGTCCAACCGGTTTGTTTACTGCATTTTATGCAGGAATGCGTAATGCGAGTTGCAAAATAATTGATTCTATGCCCGCTCTAGGAGGAAGATTAACTGCAGTTTATCCTGAAAAATTCATTTATGACGTTGCCGGTTTTCCAAAAATCTTAGCTCGTGATTTAGTTGATAACTTAATAGAGCAAATAAAGCCTTATCAAACTGAAATTTGCTTAAATGAAACATCACAAAGTCTGACAAAAAGTGATGAAGGTGTCTGGCAACTCGAAACAAATGCAGGAATACATTTAACAAAAACACTTATTATTGCTGCCGGTGTTGGTTCTTACAGCCCTAAAAAGCACCAAGCTCCAGGTGCAACTGATTTTGAAAGTAAGGGAATTGAATACGCTGTCATTGAAAAAGCAATTTATAAAAATCGTCGGGTTATCATCGCAGGTGGTGGAGATTCCGCATTAGATTGGGCAAATGAATTAGTTTCAATTGCAAAATCTGTCACTTTAATTCACCGTTCCGATAAATTTAGAGCTCATGATGATTCCATTAAAAAGTTGCAAAAAACAAACGCACGAGTTATTTTAAATTCTGAAATTGCTAGTTTTTATGGTGATAGTGCATTGAAGGAAGTTCTCATCCGCAATCTTGAAGACAATAAAGAAGAAATCATTCCTGTTGACGATGCCTTAATTATGTTTGGATTTAATAGCTCCTTGGGTAAAATTAAGGAATGGGGTTTAGAACTCTCTGGAAATGGAATTTGTGTTAATGAAAAAATGGAGACTAATCTTTCAGGTATTTTTGCTGCAGGAGATATTGCAAAACATAATGCAAAACTCGATTTAATTGTAACAGGATTTTCAGAAGCTGCTATAGCTGTGGCATTTGCAAAAGTTTATATAAATCCAAAAGAAAAAGCACAGCCTATGCACTCGACAACTCTTATGGAAATAAAGGAAAAAAAAGAAAAGCGTTTGAATACACATTAA
- a CDS encoding carboxy terminal-processing peptidase has product MKLPKKNILISIAAIAIGVSIGQHFNIFPFFQFANSEENIKKNPKQNMGYLTCASLSERSKDFLKNHYLFRNFDNELSIRTLEMFIKLLDPGKLYFTQDDITEFTKQEQDLYKNINNIDCRFISGEDGIYERYKKRLDEATAFATAALKEKQDFTKDEYIETDRKKIEWAKSSAELKERWRKTIKFIVLNMKESDDIDKIKSRLTRRYEMIKKDIKNRSTDEVYALFLNAFALSLDPHSSFLTPIDNDQFQQDFSLKFVGIGATLKSIDGYTIIDAIVPGGAAAKDGRLKKNDKIVAVDSGDSSGIQDVIEMDLGKVVQLIRGKEGTNVKLVILRKEIDGKMNRFNVILKRAIVQVKDNEAKSDILSINNKKIGIINLPSFYIDYKGCQENPRTCRSSSNDMYREIKKLKTAKVDGIVVDLRRNGGGDLSETQKIVGLFIKNPIVTLVEDKDRQVRTLDFEANIPPYTGPLAIIVSKYTASASEILSGAVQDYGRGYILGNSRTFGKGTVQTVFEIAGTGGRATDGAIHVTIAKFFRPSGKSNQEKGVLSDIIIPDIIEATEIGEKEYDYALPYTTIKPSRDFKPEKDLSDVIPKLQKLSTARVEKSPEFKKIIDTIDKAKKDKNTLVSLKENKETNKNIADKSDKIKSGKMLVDNGKMKNSSKSGKDKDIEKEVKKESFKMKSEDYGISVEDEDSMEFSSKVIRKNDIQLKESAQILIDSINLTANNKKE; this is encoded by the coding sequence ATGAAATTACCTAAGAAAAATATTCTTATATCAATTGCAGCCATTGCCATTGGTGTTTCTATTGGACAACATTTTAATATTTTCCCATTTTTTCAGTTTGCAAATTCTGAAGAAAATATTAAAAAAAATCCAAAACAAAATATGGGATATCTTACTTGTGCTTCTTTATCTGAAAGATCAAAAGATTTTTTAAAAAATCATTATTTATTTCGAAATTTTGATAATGAGTTATCTATACGTACACTCGAAATGTTTATAAAATTATTAGATCCCGGTAAATTATATTTTACTCAAGATGATATTACTGAGTTTACGAAACAAGAACAAGATTTATATAAAAATATCAATAATATCGACTGCCGCTTCATCAGCGGTGAGGATGGTATTTATGAGAGGTATAAAAAACGTCTTGATGAAGCCACCGCATTTGCAACGGCGGCATTAAAAGAAAAACAAGATTTTACTAAAGATGAGTATATAGAAACGGACAGAAAAAAAATTGAGTGGGCAAAATCCAGTGCGGAGCTAAAGGAACGCTGGAGAAAAACAATTAAGTTTATTGTCTTGAATATGAAAGAATCCGATGACATCGATAAAATTAAATCGCGATTAACCCGTCGCTATGAAATGATTAAAAAAGATATAAAAAACAGATCAACCGATGAAGTTTATGCACTATTTTTAAATGCTTTCGCATTGTCATTAGATCCACATTCGAGCTTTTTAACCCCAATTGATAACGACCAATTTCAGCAAGATTTTAGCTTGAAATTTGTTGGTATTGGCGCCACTTTAAAAAGTATTGATGGTTATACTATTATCGATGCCATTGTGCCTGGAGGAGCTGCAGCAAAAGATGGTCGTTTAAAGAAGAATGATAAAATTGTTGCTGTAGATTCTGGCGATAGTTCGGGAATTCAGGATGTCATTGAAATGGATTTGGGTAAAGTTGTGCAACTGATTCGAGGTAAAGAAGGCACAAATGTGAAGTTAGTTATTTTACGTAAAGAAATTGATGGTAAAATGAATCGTTTTAATGTCATATTAAAACGAGCAATTGTTCAGGTTAAAGATAATGAAGCAAAGAGTGATATTTTAAGCATCAATAATAAGAAAATTGGAATTATTAATTTACCAAGCTTTTATATTGATTACAAAGGATGCCAAGAAAATCCACGAACATGCCGCAGTTCTTCAAACGATATGTATCGTGAGATAAAAAAATTAAAAACAGCTAAAGTAGATGGTATCGTTGTTGATTTAAGAAGAAATGGCGGAGGAGATCTCTCAGAAACTCAAAAAATAGTGGGCTTATTTATTAAAAATCCAATTGTAACACTTGTTGAAGATAAAGACAGGCAAGTGCGCACCCTTGATTTTGAAGCGAATATTCCACCTTATACAGGTCCGCTCGCAATTATTGTGAGCAAATATACAGCATCTGCTTCTGAAATTTTATCGGGAGCAGTACAGGATTATGGTCGTGGGTATATATTGGGCAATTCTCGTACTTTTGGAAAAGGAACGGTGCAAACTGTTTTTGAAATTGCAGGAACGGGCGGACGTGCTACCGATGGAGCCATTCACGTTACCATTGCTAAATTTTTTAGACCCAGTGGGAAAAGCAATCAGGAAAAAGGGGTATTATCCGATATTATAATTCCTGATATCATTGAAGCGACTGAAATTGGTGAAAAAGAATATGATTATGCATTACCTTATACAACGATCAAGCCTTCCCGTGATTTTAAACCTGAAAAAGATTTATCTGATGTCATTCCAAAACTTCAAAAGCTTAGTACAGCAAGAGTGGAAAAAAGTCCGGAGTTTAAAAAAATCATAGATACTATAGATAAAGCTAAGAAAGACAAAAATACACTTGTTTCTTTGAAAGAAAATAAAGAAACAAATAAAAATATTGCAGATAAATCAGACAAAATAAAATCTGGAAAAATGCTTGTCGATAATGGCAAAATGAAAAACTCATCGAAATCAGGTAAAGACAAAGATATTGAAAAGGAAGTTAAAAAAGAATCGTTTAAAATGAAGTCAGAGGATTATGGCATTTCAGTAGAAGATGAAGATTCAATGGAATTTTCATCAAAAGTAATTCGCAAAAATGATATTCAATTAAAAGAATCTGCTCAAATTTTAATTGATAGCATCAATCTTACCGCAAACAATAAAAAAGAATAA
- a CDS encoding DUF3025 domain-containing protein: MAHPNELRVEKKGHHTSQLTYRKWDPQFLGCSELFFPIMPYGKIFSNSKDWPTLNELNNFKPHEVESWSGHKIRFVLQKGRHSDEGFEALYEPRIFLKGEVRTRLQNWHDFFNAQIWYAFPKTKAALNMRQFISFDERAEFPWKSSPLTRMREQDYMTMFDEGGCIIACSTHKSLPFVFGHAVYERMIKGDFEISMCTIQIPCENSFFELNIESQNKILDLKLSKILANRDIYYNNTPFFTCPLEVAHKIFVTKKWQSPFPSSK, encoded by the coding sequence ATGGCACACCCTAATGAATTAAGGGTTGAAAAAAAAGGACACCACACATCCCAACTTACATATAGAAAATGGGATCCGCAATTTCTAGGCTGCTCTGAATTGTTCTTCCCTATTATGCCATATGGTAAAATTTTTTCAAACAGCAAAGATTGGCCAACTTTAAATGAATTAAACAATTTTAAACCCCATGAGGTTGAGTCTTGGTCTGGGCATAAGATTCGATTTGTTTTACAAAAGGGAAGACACAGCGACGAGGGCTTTGAAGCTCTCTATGAACCGCGCATTTTTTTAAAAGGGGAAGTCCGCACACGCCTCCAAAATTGGCACGATTTTTTTAATGCCCAAATTTGGTATGCTTTTCCAAAAACCAAAGCCGCTTTAAATATGCGGCAATTTATATCATTTGATGAAAGAGCTGAGTTTCCCTGGAAATCCTCTCCACTCACAAGGATGCGTGAACAGGATTATATGACCATGTTTGATGAAGGAGGATGCATTATAGCATGTTCGACTCATAAGTCGTTACCTTTTGTATTTGGACATGCTGTTTATGAAAGAATGATAAAAGGGGATTTTGAAATTTCTATGTGCACTATCCAAATTCCCTGCGAAAATAGTTTTTTTGAATTAAATATTGAATCTCAAAATAAAATTCTCGATTTAAAGCTATCCAAAATTCTAGCAAATAGAGACATATATTATAATAATACTCCATTTTTTACATGTCCCTTAGAAGTTGCGCATAAAATATTCGTAACTAAAAAATGGCAATCACCTTTTCCAAGTAGTAAATAA
- the thrA gene encoding bifunctional aspartate kinase/homoserine dehydrogenase I translates to MEYFVHKFGGSNLKQSESFHKIKNVLSGHNEIIVVSALHGVTSALQNILNLAQEGKNYFNEIINIKNLHMEIINQFLFEEKKSAIIKTMIDNDVNILKNILTTVSQISSYSIEIQDYVLGFGEIWSAKILSSFLGIDKKVEFLNATKVLFTFHQNGIQFIDWEKSDIALQNFLKENTFDQLVITGFIASNSENKRTTLGRNGSDYSAAVFSKLLNSKSLTIWKDVNGIYSANPEKVKRAFPIPNLSYKEALELAYFGAKILHPRTIAPALEKNIPIFIKNIFNPDQKGTLISNQIIDDDKYLIKGVTCIEDISLFNIEGAGMIGVSGIAARIFQVIQNENISVILISQASSEYSICFAVSSEHEKKALKILKQNLEIELKRKQIEKISVNNNCSILAIVGDKMVGTLGIASRLCTTLSKANINISAIAQGSSERNISVVIDKKDIDRALNAVHSGFYLSDKKISIGIIGLGSVGSTFINQIQQAHENLKLKYNVDFSIMAIMNSKKMLLSENSINLSQWNAELNKSGIPSNIDYFINHLAGHNINQTVLIDCTASHEISNHYLKIIGKEIHIITPNKHANAGDFEYYKKIKELCLKKNTQYFYEATVCAGLPVINTIQDLIKTGDEIISIEGIISGTFSYIFNEMMKGRLFSEAVLEAKKRGYTEPDPREDLSGLDVARKLICLARELGFEVVFSDIQLTSLVPNHLKSCCVGEFLERLPECDAQMLPLMKQTSLKNEKLCYVGTIHKNGKLTVELSSYKQNHPFHRLQGTDNMLIIYSKRYHEQPLVIQGPGAGAEVTATGIFSDLLRLSSSLS, encoded by the coding sequence ATGGAATATTTTGTTCATAAATTTGGTGGTTCTAATCTTAAGCAATCAGAAAGTTTTCATAAAATTAAAAATGTACTTTCTGGACATAATGAAATTATTGTTGTTTCTGCATTACATGGAGTCACTTCAGCTCTGCAAAATATTTTAAATCTTGCACAAGAGGGTAAAAATTACTTCAATGAAATTATAAATATAAAAAATTTACACATGGAAATAATAAATCAATTTCTATTTGAGGAAAAAAAAAGCGCTATTATAAAAACAATGATTGATAATGATGTCAATATATTAAAAAATATTTTGACAACTGTTTCCCAAATCTCATCTTACTCTATTGAAATACAAGATTATGTCTTAGGATTTGGAGAAATATGGTCAGCAAAAATTTTATCCTCCTTTTTAGGAATCGATAAAAAAGTTGAATTTTTAAATGCAACAAAAGTTTTATTTACATTTCATCAAAATGGCATTCAGTTTATCGATTGGGAAAAAAGCGATATTGCTCTACAAAATTTTTTAAAAGAAAATACATTTGACCAACTTGTTATCACTGGTTTTATTGCTTCTAATTCTGAAAATAAAAGAACAACATTAGGTCGTAATGGAAGCGATTATTCTGCCGCAGTATTTTCTAAGCTCCTAAACTCAAAGTCTTTAACTATTTGGAAAGATGTGAATGGAATTTATAGCGCCAATCCTGAAAAAGTAAAACGTGCTTTTCCCATTCCTAATCTTTCCTACAAAGAAGCTTTAGAACTCGCTTATTTTGGAGCTAAAATCTTACATCCAAGAACAATTGCGCCCGCACTTGAAAAAAATATTCCAATTTTTATTAAAAATATTTTTAATCCAGATCAAAAAGGAACTCTTATTTCTAATCAAATAATTGATGATGATAAATATTTAATAAAAGGTGTGACCTGTATTGAAGACATTTCTTTATTTAATATTGAAGGTGCAGGTATGATTGGAGTCTCAGGTATTGCAGCAAGAATTTTTCAAGTAATTCAAAATGAAAACATTTCAGTTATTTTAATTTCTCAAGCAAGTTCAGAATATTCTATTTGTTTTGCTGTTTCTTCAGAACATGAAAAGAAAGCGTTAAAAATATTAAAGCAAAATTTAGAAATTGAGCTGAAAAGAAAACAAATTGAAAAAATTTCAGTGAATAACAATTGCTCAATTTTAGCCATTGTTGGTGACAAAATGGTGGGAACCTTAGGAATTGCAAGTAGACTATGTACAACTCTTTCCAAAGCAAATATTAATATTTCCGCAATTGCTCAAGGCTCATCAGAAAGGAATATTTCGGTTGTTATTGACAAAAAAGATATTGACCGCGCTTTAAATGCTGTCCATTCTGGATTTTATCTTTCTGATAAAAAAATTTCTATTGGGATTATTGGTTTAGGATCAGTAGGAAGTACTTTTATAAATCAAATCCAACAAGCTCACGAAAATTTAAAATTAAAATATAATGTTGATTTTTCAATAATGGCAATTATGAATAGCAAAAAAATGCTTTTGTCTGAAAATTCTATAAATCTTTCACAATGGAATGCAGAATTAAATAAAAGTGGTATTCCTTCAAATATTGATTATTTTATAAATCATCTTGCAGGTCATAATATAAACCAAACTGTTCTTATTGATTGCACTGCAAGTCATGAAATATCAAATCATTATTTAAAAATAATCGGAAAAGAAATTCATATCATCACACCTAATAAACATGCTAATGCAGGTGATTTTGAATATTATAAAAAAATAAAAGAATTGTGTTTGAAAAAAAATACTCAATACTTTTACGAAGCAACAGTTTGCGCAGGGCTTCCTGTCATAAATACAATTCAAGATCTCATTAAAACTGGGGATGAAATTATTTCTATTGAAGGAATTATTTCAGGAACATTTAGTTATATTTTTAATGAAATGATGAAAGGTCGACTTTTTTCTGAAGCTGTTCTTGAAGCTAAAAAACGCGGATACACCGAACCCGATCCCAGAGAAGATCTTTCAGGACTTGATGTTGCACGGAAATTAATTTGCCTCGCAAGAGAGCTCGGTTTTGAAGTCGTTTTTAGTGATATTCAACTTACAAGTTTGGTTCCAAATCATTTAAAATCATGTTGTGTTGGGGAATTTTTAGAAAGATTACCTGAATGTGATGCTCAAATGTTGCCATTAATGAAGCAAACATCACTTAAAAATGAAAAATTATGTTATGTAGGAACGATTCATAAAAATGGGAAACTGACTGTTGAATTGTCTTCATATAAACAAAATCATCCTTTTCATCGACTTCAAGGCACAGACAATATGCTCATCATTTATTCTAAAAGATACCATGAACAGCCTTTAGTTATTCAAGGGCCAGGAGCGGGAGCAGAAGTCACCGCAACAGGAATTTTTTCAGATCTCTTGAGATTATCTTCATCTTTATCTTAA